In Prinia subflava isolate CZ2003 ecotype Zambia chromosome 8, Cam_Psub_1.2, whole genome shotgun sequence, the genomic window GCTTATCTACCAGGGCACCTGTGATTACATCTTCTCCATCCCCTGGAACTTTGGCCAGGTGAGTGGGCAAGGCCCCCTGGAACCCCTGGCTGACCCAGGCCATGCAGCTctggtgctgcaggacacagggactgGTGCCATGCGTGTGCTCCTCACAAACATGTGTCCCAAATGCTGTCAGCACCTTGGAGTCCAGCCATGGGTCAAAGAAACTGGAATCTCATTTCCAAGAGACAATGCGCTGACTTCAAAGCGTGGCAAGGCAAGGGGAGTGTTTCCCCATGGCTCCCGGGGGCCCCATGGCCGTGTGTCCCTAATCTGggtggccctgctgtgccaggaggtgGTGCCTGATAAGGAAATTCCTGGGGACCGTGCCAGGGGTGCCGATAAGGCAGTGCTCACTCCCCAGCTGCACCCTCGGGACACAGGGGTTGCTCAGCCACCCTCCCTGAGCAAAGGGGGGCCTGCAGCCGTGGGGGTGCCCATGGCCTCCACAGGATCTGTGCCTCAATTCAAGGAAGGGCTGTGACTCAGCCGTGATGGGAAGTAGATTTTCCCGGAGGTCAAGTCCATGCCCTGACCCCTGCGTGGTTGCAGGAAACCAGATCCAGCCCCAGTACGTAGGCAGGAGGTCACCCACAGGTGTCACCAGCTGACTGGGAACAGTGGGGACATCACTCAGTGGATGCTAGCTGGGGAGGGGCCCCTGGGGAGGGGACCCTGAGGAGGTATGACCCCTGTAcccagcagttctgctggcaggGGCATCACAGTGAGCCAGAGAGGGAGGACAGATGTGGCAGAGCCCCTGTGGGTATTTCACTCAaccttttctccctgctctccaccAGTTCGAGGATGACATCTTGGCCATCTGCCTCAACATGCTGGACATAAACCCCAAACACCTGAGGGATCAGAACCGGGACTGCTCCCGCCGCAATGACCCCGTGTACATTGGCAGGGTGGTGAGCGCCATGGTGAGTCCGGGCTGCAGGGTGTCCCCATCACCCCACACTCCCTGGGGTGCAAACACCCCCCTGCTACAGCTGTGGCAGACAGCATCTGCCACTCCCCCCAGTTACACCATTTCCCTTCTCTGAGgtgtttcctctctcttttacatcctttccctgtttctgcTCTGATATGTGTAAGAGCTTTCTTAGAGGAAACAAATAGCAGGGATAGGCACAGACCATtccaggagcagctttgggATAACCACGCCCAAATTCCCAAGCAGGAGGATGTGTTTCTAAAATTCATCCCCAATTAGCACCATGTCTACGCGCATCCCAGTGAACTCTTTCATGGATACAGGATATTTATGTGGGTGACAGCACAAATGAATGGGGCAAAggctctttccctccctccccagccagtTCCTGCCCCTCCATTCCCTTTTCTCCTGCCACAGGTAAACTGCAATGACGAGGACAGAGGGGTGCTGTTTGGGCGGTGGGACAACCGCTACGAGGATGGGATGAGTCCCATGGCCTGGATTGGGAGTGTGGATATTCTCAAGAGGTGGAAGAAGTTTGGGTGCCAGCCAGTCAAGTACGGCCAGTGCTGGGTCTTTGCTGCTGTGGCGTGCACTGGTGAGAGCAGATTCCTCTGGTTTCCCCTTCTCCACAGGAGAGGGTCACCCATCTCCTCCtgtctcccagcctggcccccaCCCTCCATCCACTCCAGTTGCTGCATccagagggaagagctgcaaTCAGCCTGCAATGATTCCTTTGCAATTAGCTCTCTATTACTCTAGTTTGTTGGGAAATAGAGGGAAAAACATTATAGAAAAGGTCTCTGGTTTTTCAATCAGCACTGCCTCCCCAGCCAGGCAGCAAGGGAGGGACTGAGGCAGGCCAGGGTGAGGGAAGTGGCTTTAAGGCCAAGTTTGCAATAAAGTCACGAATCCTCTAAGATCAAAGTAATGTCATGGCCACCAGGGCAgtcagcctggggaaaaggaagagaacaaTTCCagacttgctgctgctgctgggaaacaCTCACATATGCTCGTGCAGCTTTGCCCCAAGAAAAACACTGCCTGTGAGAGCATTGATGTGTCACAGACAGACGAGACCCTTTTTAGAGGAGAGAAATAGCAGAAAACTAAAGTGGATTTTCAGCGACTTGCAGAGGTTTATAGCCTTCCTTTGAAGCACTGTAActgcctccctgctccctggggagctctctgCTCAGTGAAAgacagctgggagaggaaatccGGGGTTCAGCACGGCTGCCCACACTACCTCCAAAGCTCTTGCAGACGCTTTTTGTGCCTTCTTTTGCTGCAATATCAAACCTGCCAGGCTGTTGGAGCCAGGTGCCACCCAGCTTGCCTGTGCACTGTGGATGGGGGAACTGGCTTCTCCTGGGGACCCCAGAAGTCCCCAGGCACTCCTTTTGCAGGCAAAGGGGCAGGAGCTGTTCAAACCTGGGGCTCCACGAGACGTGAGCTGTGCAAacctggggctctgtggggtgGGAGTGGTGCAGATCTGGGCCCTgtctcaccctgccctgctccccgcAGTCATGCGGTGCCTGGGAATCCCCAGCCGGGTGGTGACCAACTACAACTCAGCCCATGACACAAACGCCAACCTGACCATTGACCGCTACATCAACGAGAagggggagcaggagaggtACTCCTGGGACAAGATCtggtgagcagcacagcagggcctcagcctgcccagccctgggctacttctgccccttccccagagcctggcaggtgCTGGGGGAGGCTGAAACTTCTACATGCTGGTTTTCCTTGCAGGAACTTCCACTGCTGGGTGGAGTCATGGATGGCCCGTCCAGACCTGGCAGGTGGCTACGATGGGTGGCAGGTGCTGGACCCGACGCCTCAGGAGAAGAGTGAAGGTACAGCGTGGTCCACATAGAAGCTCCATCTACCTCACACCCTGACACGGCTGGGTGGCCCCACCACAGCCACCCCTCGTGGCTTAACCCTGGAGTGGTGACAGTGGCTCTGCTCCGTGCAGGAGTTTACTGCTGCGGGCCAGCCCCCGTCAAAGCCATCAAGGAGGGTGACATGCTGCTCAAGTACGACATCCCCTTCATCTTCGCGGAGGTGAACGCCGACGTGGTGTACTGGGTGGTGCAGGGCGACGGGATGCAGAAGCAGAGCATCCGATCCTCAGATGTGGGGAAGTACATCAGCACCAAGAgcgtgggcagggacagccggGAGGACATCACCCACAACTACAAATACCCCGAGGGTATGGGGGCTTTCAGGGGGGCATGTTCCTCCTGGGAAACaactgcagcaggagggctccagggctcagggcagaacagcccagccccaggccctCCCCATACTCCAGGGAATCACAGGGATTTTGTGCACCGCAGGGTCTGAGGAGGAGCGGGCAGTGTTTGAGAAGGCAGAGCATCAGAAGAAGTCCATcggggaggaggatgaggggCTGCACCTCAGGATCAAGGTGTCAGAGGGTGCAAACAAGGGCAGCGACTTCGACGTCTTTGCCGTGGTCAACAACAACACAGACGAGGAGCGTGTCTGCAGGGTGACGCTGTGCGCCCGCGCCGCCAGCCACAACGGCACCCTGGGGCCCCAGTGCGGCCTCACGGACCCGGCCGACATCGACATTGAGCCCAGGGCGGGTAAGAGACCCACTGATGGTGAAGGAGATGCTTCACCAGGGCTGGGGTCAGGTCAGCCTGTGTTCGGCTGCTCAGTATACTGGCAGTGCCACTTTGGGGCATCCTCCTTAGGTAACAACTACTGTGGATTTTTAATCTTTGTGAGAGGATGAGGAAATTGCTCAGCCAGAGGCTGGAAATGCATTTGGAGCTGGAcaagccactgctgctgcagctgttaTGCCAAGGGAGCAAGCTTGGCACACCCAGGCTGCCATCCCTGGGCACTCTGTGGCACTTGTCTGCATCCCTCCTGCTTTCCCTCAGTCTTTGGGGTAGGCTGGGCTTTCTGGTGGGATCCTCCCAtgccagggagagcagagctgtcccagctcagccctgagtGCACGGTCCCAGGCTGGAGGAATGAGAAGCTCTGGGTTTCCTGGCCAGCAGCACTGAAGCTCTCGGTGTCTCCTTGGGTGGGCGTTCggctgcagagctgtcctggcagggacccCGAACCTCCCTCGCCCTCATCACACGTGAACATCACCATCTGGTCGTTAAACACGAGTTTGGGTTTATGTGAGCTTGCAGAGACCCTTCACGGCTTGGAAAGGCCACACATCTGCTGTCCTGGAACAGCCAAATATTTACCCTGCGCCGAGCCCTGCTCCTCACCAGCCCTCTTGCAAACGCAGCGCTCGGCGCTCTGCCAGGTGTTGAGCTGCTTCACAGGAATGAGGAATGTGCTGGCTCTTGCCACCACTTAGGGGAAAGGGATGTGCCTCTGCTCATGCTGGCAGAAGCACCAGCAGGTACTTGGAGCCTTTTGCAGGGCAGGATCGGGGAGTGGGGACTCGTACTCAACGTGTTAGAGGAGCCCTGTGGCTTTTGGGGTACTTAACATTCCTGTGCAAAAGTTAATCCAACAccattttttctgaaacattaaTTATGAGTTCCTGAAACTTCtaccctcagctcctgcctcaaAATATGGACCCCAGGACTTTGCAGACTGCATTCTTTAGGGCACCCCAGCACTTCGTGCCAGTGTGGGAAGCCAGGCTTTTTATTCTCCCTCAGTCTCAGCTGCCTCGTGAATGTCAGACTCCATTTCTCACGGTCACAGCCACCCTGGGCTCCTTGTTCCAGGAAGTTCTGCAGTTGGTTGCTTTCAGCCTCCCTCCCCCTGgacagccccatccctgaaggaCTTTCAGATAAACAACGCTGAGGGCTGAGTGAGGGCAGCTGCCAGGGGCCAGGCTGCCTCCCAGTGCCCACATTTGCTGCCAAGGGCTGGCATGCTGGACCCCTGGTGCAGGCATGACCCTGGAGTCTTGCCCTAGGACATGGCTCCTTCCCAACCCCACACCCTGAACATCCCCCTGGCACTCAGTATTGgaaccccagccctgcaggggcccCAGTTCCCCCATCTTTGCAAGGCACCTGGAGAAGCTCCTGGGGAGCCCAAgccatgccagcagcagctgggtgtCAGTGCGGGACTGTGGTTCTGGGCTGGAGATGCCACGGGTGC contains:
- the TGM2 gene encoding protein-glutamine gamma-glutamyltransferase 2, which codes for MAEDLVLETWDLHCDRNGREHRTADMGCQQLVVRRGQPFSITLRFSGRGYEEGVDKLSFNVETGPCPSETSGTSSHFVMTDCPEESCWSAVMQQQDGESLSVSLCSPPNARIGRYSMTLETCTDYQGSSYQIGDFVLLFNPWHPEDTVFMRDENERREYVLSQHGLIYQGTCDYIFSIPWNFGQFEDDILAICLNMLDINPKHLRDQNRDCSRRNDPVYIGRVVSAMVNCNDEDRGVLFGRWDNRYEDGMSPMAWIGSVDILKRWKKFGCQPVKYGQCWVFAAVACTVMRCLGIPSRVVTNYNSAHDTNANLTIDRYINEKGEQERYSWDKIWNFHCWVESWMARPDLAGGYDGWQVLDPTPQEKSEGVYCCGPAPVKAIKEGDMLLKYDIPFIFAEVNADVVYWVVQGDGMQKQSIRSSDVGKYISTKSVGRDSREDITHNYKYPEGSEEERAVFEKAEHQKKSIGEEDEGLHLRIKVSEGANKGSDFDVFAVVNNNTDEERVCRVTLCARAASHNGTLGPQCGLTDPADIDIEPRAEKRVPLRILYEEYRDKLTQDNLIKVVALLNDHQTGDVIVAVRDIYVENPPIKIRVLGEPMQNRKLVAEISLVNPLAVPLNGCVFVVEGTGLTEGQLVKELEEPVEPQAEAKFRMDLMPRLPGLQKLMVDFESDQLTGVKGYRNVIIAPQPM